From a region of the Danaus plexippus chromosome 8, MEX_DaPlex, whole genome shotgun sequence genome:
- the LOC116775059 gene encoding uncharacterized protein LOC116775059: MNVVRCVACAFLVISILDVARARDFNTIFDNLPSDIGHAISSAWKGVLKAIKAPMRPRKFRRGKKKKVTTTTVTEFSEPTTTLTTTVSTVPPKRPTIPFITRPDWTSFLDWRLLQNPNLVKLARQYHRGPPYNGRKIESYEVTTLKLSTNEEEVFEYNTILKKVTKGQRKIINIPVIPTPQYKYDYLRRFKFRNDAYTINSHSKVASSPESQKSSTKLETTTEDVSSLLKQFRFGKYRLKIFYKITLQ; this comes from the exons ATGAACGTCGTACGTTGTGTCGCGTGTGCCTTCTTGGTTATAAGTATTCTGGATGTTGCGAGGGCTAGAGATTTTAATACCATTTTTGACAACCTTCCGTCCGATATTGGG cacGCCATTAGTTCTGCTTGGAAAGGAGTTTTAAAGGCAATTAAAGCACCAATGAGGCCACGAAAATTTAGAAGGGGGA aaaagaaaaaggtTACAACAACAACAGTCACGGAGTTTTCCGAACCTACGACCACGTTGACAACGACGGTTTCAACGGTTCCACCCAAACGACCGACTATACCATTTATCACTCGACCTGATTGGACGTCTTTCCTTGATTGGCGACTATTACAAAATCCTAACTTAGTAAAATTAGCACGGCAGTATCACAGAG GTCCACCGTACAATGGGAGAAAAATAGAATCGTACGAAGTCACCACTCTTAAGCTATCCACCAACGAGGAAGAGGTTTTCG aatataatacaatattaaagaaGGTCACAAAAGGACaaaggaaaattattaatataccaGTTATACCGACGCCGCAATACAAATATGACTATCTCAGGAGATTTAAATTCAGAAATG ATGCTTACACAATAAATTCACATTCCAAAGTCGCTTCAAGCCCGGAAAGCCAAAAGTCGTCTACGAAACTAGAGACAACGACAGAAGATGTGTcatctttattaaaacagtttaGATTTGGAAAATatcgattaaaaattttctataaaatcacGCTTCAGTGA
- the LOC116776976 gene encoding uncharacterized protein LOC116776976 yields the protein MAKANMVWTAYILVTCFLIANAYRLPVEVYEIRKTRDRDPRVDIQYYDPDLERVGIPIKQNKRNIDELANYIIESLKRVPQNYEDNRSVEEDGVFVDETRSLPVVIVPNDRIVYRKKPREDYRVLHKLLHSALRTNDAEDRTAAPRHRGTYDKDDY from the exons ATGGCAAAAGCAAACATGGTGTGGACTGCTTACATATTGG TGACCTGTTTTTTAATTGCAAACGCTTACCGGTTGCCCGTGGAAGTATACGAAATAAGAAAGACTAGAGATAGAGATCCCAGGGTCGATATACAATACTATGACCCAGATTTAGAGAGAGTCGGTATAcctattaaacaaaataagagGAATATTGACGAGTTAGCAAACTATATTATCGAGAGTTTGAAGCGTGTTCCACAAAATTACGAAGACAACAGAAGTGTCGAAGAAGATGGTGTGTTTGTAGACGAAACAAGAAGTTTGCCTGTTGTTATAGTTCCTAATGACAGAATAGTTTATCGCAA AAAACCCAGAGAGGACTACAGGGTCCTTCATAAACTTTTACATTCTGCTCTCCGAACAAatg atGCTGAAGACAGAACGGCAGCACCACGACATCGTGGTACTTATGATAAAGACGACTACTAA